In Geminocystis sp. NIES-3709, a single genomic region encodes these proteins:
- the dnaK gene encoding molecular chaperone DnaK, which translates to MGKVIGIDLGTTNSCVAVLEGGKPIVITNQEGSRTTPSIVGFGKGNQRLVGQLAKRQAVTNAENTVYSIKRFIGHRWEETEGERRRVTYNCVRGKDNMVSVDIQGKSYTPQEISSMILQKLKNDAETFLGETVTQAVITVPAYFTDAQRQATKDAGVIAGLEVMRIINEPTAAALAYGLDKQDEDQFVLVFDLGGGTFDVSILQLGNGIFEVVSTSGNNQLGGDDFDAVIVDWLIAKFNQQEGIDLRSDKMALQRLREAGEKAKIELSNLMETSINLPFITADESGPKHLELELSRPQLEDLIRPLIDDIVHPMEQALKDSGLRKEQINRIVLVGGSTRTPAISAKIEEYFGSSVPIDRSINPDEAVALGAAVQGGVLGGEVRNLLLLDVTPLSLGLETLGEVFTKVIERNTTIPTSRTQVFSTAIDGQSSVEVHVLQGERSMIKDNKSLGKFLLTGIPPAPRGVPQIEVSFDIDVDGILKVSARDKGTGVEQSILITNTGALSSSEIDSMRQEAERFASEDSRRLELVEIKKQLDSLMYSYQLTLDKNPHLVSNELRNNIELSRRKLEEAIDSPTTPVKQVEELMKNFRTLVVNIGAQAYQSNQDPTVIGGFEQKDNTAYEELDSDDDFKSIEDEILSGLSQISEDPSEFDFDYDKDETITGDYETVD; encoded by the coding sequence ATGGGAAAGGTAATAGGAATAGATTTAGGTACAACCAATAGTTGCGTCGCCGTTTTAGAGGGCGGTAAACCTATTGTCATAACTAATCAAGAAGGTTCAAGAACCACCCCTAGTATTGTGGGTTTTGGGAAGGGGAATCAAAGATTGGTAGGACAATTAGCGAAAAGACAAGCCGTTACTAATGCGGAAAATACTGTTTATAGTATTAAGCGTTTTATTGGTCATAGATGGGAGGAAACCGAAGGAGAACGTCGTAGGGTCACATATAACTGTGTTAGAGGAAAAGATAACATGGTTTCGGTGGATATTCAAGGTAAAAGTTATACCCCTCAAGAAATTTCTTCCATGATTCTGCAAAAGTTAAAAAATGATGCAGAAACTTTTTTGGGGGAAACCGTTACTCAAGCTGTAATTACAGTTCCAGCTTATTTTACCGATGCTCAAAGGCAAGCAACAAAGGATGCCGGAGTAATTGCTGGTTTAGAGGTAATGAGAATTATTAACGAACCAACGGCAGCGGCTTTAGCTTATGGATTAGATAAACAGGATGAAGATCAATTCGTCTTAGTATTTGATTTGGGTGGCGGTACTTTTGATGTTTCCATTTTACAACTGGGTAATGGTATTTTTGAGGTTGTTTCTACTTCTGGGAATAATCAGTTGGGGGGAGATGACTTTGATGCGGTAATTGTCGATTGGTTAATTGCTAAGTTTAATCAGCAAGAAGGTATTGATTTACGATCGGATAAAATGGCGTTGCAACGTCTGCGAGAGGCAGGAGAAAAAGCCAAAATAGAATTATCGAATTTAATGGAAACCTCCATCAATTTGCCATTCATTACCGCCGATGAAAGTGGTCCTAAACATTTAGAATTAGAGTTGTCTCGTCCCCAATTAGAGGATTTGATTCGTCCTTTAATTGATGATATTGTTCACCCTATGGAACAGGCTTTAAAGGATTCAGGTCTTAGAAAAGAACAAATTAACCGTATTGTGTTAGTTGGTGGTTCAACTAGAACTCCTGCTATTTCAGCAAAAATTGAGGAATATTTCGGTAGCAGTGTGCCGATCGATCGATCAATTAATCCCGATGAAGCGGTAGCTTTGGGTGCAGCGGTTCAAGGAGGTGTTTTAGGAGGAGAAGTACGTAATTTACTCCTTTTAGATGTTACTCCTTTATCATTAGGATTAGAAACTTTAGGGGAAGTGTTCACAAAAGTAATAGAAAGAAATACTACTATCCCTACCAGTAGAACACAGGTATTTTCTACAGCTATTGATGGACAAAGTTCTGTGGAAGTCCATGTTTTACAAGGGGAACGATCGATGATCAAGGATAACAAGAGTTTAGGTAAATTTTTGTTAACTGGTATCCCCCCCGCCCCCAGAGGAGTGCCTCAAATTGAGGTATCTTTTGATATTGATGTGGACGGTATTTTAAAAGTATCTGCTAGGGATAAAGGTACAGGTGTAGAACAGAGTATCCTCATTACCAATACGGGAGCATTAAGTTCTTCAGAAATTGATAGTATGAGACAAGAGGCTGAAAGATTTGCCTCTGAAGATAGTCGTCGATTAGAATTAGTGGAAATCAAGAAACAATTGGATAGCTTGATGTATAGCTATCAGTTAACCCTTGACAAAAATCCTCATCTTGTGAGTAATGAATTAAGAAATAATATTGAGTTGAGTCGTCGAAAATTAGAAGAAGCGATCGATTCTCCTACTACACCAGTAAAACAAGTAGAGGAATTGATGAAGAATTTTCGCACCTTAGTAGTTAATATTGGTGCTCAAGCCTATCAATCAAATCAAGATCCTACTGTTATCGGTGGTTTTGAACAAAAAGATAATACTGCTTATGAAGAATTAGACAGTGATGATGACTTTAAGAGTATTGAGGACGAGATTTTAAGTGGCTTGAGTCAGATTTCTGAAGATCCTAGCGAATTTGATTTCGACTATGATAAAGATGAGACTATCACGGGAGATTATGAAACCGTTGATTAA
- a CDS encoding photosystem II protein, Psb35-related codes for MAILISLFIIGWLAASLIGTQAYFLGEQTKPIHQRNWDSESFDQLAKSFTGKDTDYLVRIPAYSIDAYNATKN; via the coding sequence ATGGCAATTTTAATTTCATTATTCATTATCGGTTGGTTAGCAGCTTCTCTCATTGGTACTCAAGCGTATTTCTTGGGAGAACAAACAAAACCCATTCATCAACGCAACTGGGATTCTGAATCTTTTGATCAATTAGCCAAATCATTTACTGGAAAAGATACTGATTATTTAGTAAGAATACCCGCTTACTCTATTGATGCTTATAATGCAACTAAAAATTAA
- a CDS encoding ferredoxin, whose amino-acid sequence MIEESVKNLGLSHIQRHVFLCCDQAKPKCCSKEDSLESWQYLKKRLKELNLDHPTVENPYCIFRTKVDCLRVCVEGPILLVYPDGTWYRNATPNTIEKIIQEHLIGNKIVEQYLFHQHPLPFSKIEEIVEE is encoded by the coding sequence ATGATCGAAGAATCCGTTAAAAATTTAGGATTATCTCACATTCAACGTCATGTATTTTTATGTTGTGATCAAGCAAAACCGAAATGTTGTTCTAAAGAGGATAGCCTAGAATCTTGGCAATATCTCAAAAAAAGATTAAAAGAGTTAAATTTAGATCATCCTACTGTAGAAAATCCTTATTGTATTTTTCGTACCAAAGTAGATTGTCTTCGTGTTTGTGTGGAAGGGCCTATATTATTAGTTTATCCTGATGGTACATGGTATCGGAATGCAACTCCAAACACGATCGAAAAAATTATTCAAGAACATCTAATAGGCAATAAAATAGTAGAGCAATATTTATTTCATCAACATCCATTACCTTTTTCAAAAATAGAGGAAATAGTGGAAGAATAA
- the grpE gene encoding nucleotide exchange factor GrpE produces MSETDNYPDLEQEIEMADKQENSEPEQMMPDENSTTLKTDLTSDQVSCHSEDLADESIEELTLEVESEPETTTSQENEQPQSCSIDEATQSYINQLEEEITALKAKLETEIEQGKTFQGQYMRLTADFDNFRRRTTKEKEELEHVIKKRTIMEFLPVVDNFERARTQIKPANDGELNIHKSYQGVYKTFVDSLKKIGVSAMRPEGQPFDPNYHEAMLREPTKEYEEGIVMEQLVRGYLLNNEVLRYAMVKVAAIHEEESENTETIENLSEDN; encoded by the coding sequence ATGAGTGAAACGGACAATTACCCTGATTTAGAACAAGAGATAGAAATGGCAGATAAACAAGAAAACTCTGAGCCAGAGCAAATGATGCCCGATGAAAATTCCACAACACTAAAAACAGATTTAACATCGGATCAAGTATCCTGCCACTCAGAGGATCTTGCAGATGAATCGATCGAAGAATTAACCTTAGAGGTAGAATCTGAGCCAGAAACAACAACTTCACAAGAAAACGAACAACCTCAATCCTGTTCCATTGATGAGGCTACTCAAAGCTACATCAACCAATTAGAAGAAGAAATTACCGCCCTAAAAGCTAAGTTGGAGACAGAAATAGAACAAGGTAAAACCTTTCAAGGTCAATACATGAGATTAACGGCAGATTTTGATAATTTCCGTCGTCGTACTACTAAAGAAAAAGAGGAACTAGAACATGTAATCAAAAAACGAACTATCATGGAATTTTTACCAGTGGTAGATAATTTTGAACGGGCTAGGACTCAAATAAAACCGGCTAATGATGGAGAATTGAACATTCATAAAAGCTATCAAGGAGTCTATAAAACCTTTGTGGATAGTTTGAAAAAAATTGGTGTTTCCGCCATGCGTCCTGAAGGACAACCTTTTGATCCTAACTATCATGAAGCAATGTTAAGAGAACCAACTAAAGAATATGAAGAAGGAATTGTTATGGAACAACTGGTTAGAGGGTATCTTCTCAATAATGAAGTATTGCGATATGCGATGGTCAAAGTCGCCGCTATTCATGAGGAAGAATCTGAAAATACAGAAACTATCGAGAATTTGTCGGAAGATAATTAA
- a CDS encoding YggS family pyridoxal phosphate-dependent enzyme: protein MTHNLVHRLTEIQQSIPPHVRLIAVSKKVSIEAMRVVYHEGLRDFAENKLQDAIVKQEKLRDLSDICWHFIGHLQTNKAKKAIECFPWIHSVDSLKLAQKLDFYAQQALENSIIFQLPQVCLQVKVLPDENKYGWSVEHLYQDLSSLKFLNNLNVRGLMTILPLGLSSTQILSAFQTLRDLRDRLQNSFNSNFDQLSMGMSGDYLLAIEAGATMIRLGTKLFVP, encoded by the coding sequence ATGACTCATAATCTCGTCCACAGATTAACGGAAATTCAGCAATCTATTCCTCCTCATGTGCGGCTAATAGCCGTCAGTAAAAAGGTTTCTATTGAAGCGATGCGTGTGGTTTATCATGAGGGATTGAGAGATTTTGCTGAAAATAAACTACAGGATGCGATCGTAAAACAAGAGAAATTACGAGATTTATCAGATATTTGTTGGCATTTTATCGGTCATTTACAAACTAATAAAGCAAAAAAAGCGATCGAATGTTTTCCGTGGATTCATTCGGTAGATAGTTTAAAATTGGCTCAAAAATTAGATTTTTATGCTCAACAAGCCTTAGAAAATAGTATTATTTTTCAATTACCACAGGTTTGTTTACAGGTGAAAGTTTTACCTGATGAGAATAAGTATGGTTGGAGTGTTGAACATTTATACCAAGATTTATCAAGTCTAAAATTCCTGAATAATCTCAATGTTCGAGGATTAATGACAATTCTACCTTTAGGATTATCTTCTACTCAGATTTTATCAGCTTTTCAAACACTAAGAGATTTACGCGATCGTCTTCAGAATTCTTTTAATTCTAATTTTGATCAATTATCGATGGGAATGTCTGGAGATTATCTTTTGGCGATCGAAGCTGGTGCTACAATGATTCGTTTAGGTACTAAGTTATTTGTTCCGTAA
- a CDS encoding slipin family protein, with protein MEGILTILVPVIIFVLTGFKIDREYERGVIFRLGRMSSIKGPGLYWTIPLVDQKAKVDIRTKTVEIKSQETITADSVTVKVNAVLYYRILDPNRAINKIEDYTTAVYQAAMTTLRNVLGQNALDNILRNRDKMNIQIQEIVDEITEPWGVVIERVEMKDVEIPQSMQRAMAQEAEAIREKRARLIKAAAEKDASIMLSEASQQMMNNPIALELRRLQTLTEIGAENNTTTVMLVPTELITLTKQMADKLARESED; from the coding sequence ATGGAAGGAATACTAACAATACTTGTACCGGTGATCATTTTCGTATTAACAGGGTTTAAAATCGATCGAGAATATGAAAGGGGTGTTATTTTTCGTCTTGGCAGAATGAGTAGTATTAAAGGACCTGGATTATATTGGACAATACCATTAGTTGACCAAAAAGCTAAAGTTGATATTCGTACTAAAACAGTTGAGATAAAATCCCAAGAAACCATTACGGCTGACAGTGTTACAGTAAAAGTTAACGCCGTATTATATTATCGAATTTTAGATCCTAATCGTGCTATTAATAAAATAGAAGATTATACAACTGCAGTGTATCAAGCCGCTATGACTACCTTACGAAATGTATTAGGTCAAAATGCGTTGGATAACATTCTGCGTAACCGAGATAAAATGAACATTCAAATTCAAGAAATTGTCGATGAAATTACTGAACCTTGGGGCGTAGTCATTGAAAGAGTAGAAATGAAAGATGTAGAAATACCTCAATCAATGCAACGGGCAATGGCACAAGAAGCAGAAGCCATCCGAGAAAAAAGAGCTCGTTTAATCAAAGCCGCCGCCGAAAAAGACGCTTCTATAATGTTATCAGAAGCCAGTCAGCAGATGATGAATAATCCGATCGCCCTTGAATTAAGAAGACTACAAACTTTAACAGAAATAGGAGCAGAAAACAATACAACTACAGTTATGTTAGTACCTACGGAATTAATTACCCTGACGAAACAAATGGCGGATAAATTGGCAAGGGAATCCGAAGATTAG
- a CDS encoding FAD-binding oxidoreductase, with translation MSKVIVIGSGIVGSTIAYELSKYPDLDITLIDEKNPGTGATGAALGILMGIISHKTKGKAWRLREISLKRYDTLIPELETITGLEIPYNQQGIVKLLFSDDDLTKWENLAHIRSTQGYNLSIWSQEELRNRCPEINVSFLLGAVYSPCDRQINPTFLTKALVKGASLRGVKCIFGEKVVSLTTIGEGNNRYCNEVNLENRSLSADWVILATGLGTSSLIQSLGSNIAVKPVLGQALLVKHPRWQTPDNFSPVITGNDIHIVPMGNDELWLGATVEFPDNLDRLIPNEELLMNLQKKAIEFCPSLASAPIMLSWTGKRPRPEGKSAPIIEKLDNYHNIILATGHYRNGILLAPATALSVKELIDN, from the coding sequence ATGAGTAAAGTTATTGTTATTGGTAGTGGTATTGTAGGAAGTACGATCGCTTATGAATTAAGCAAGTATCCTGATTTAGATATTACTCTGATTGATGAAAAAAATCCAGGCACTGGTGCAACGGGCGCAGCGTTAGGTATTTTAATGGGTATCATTAGCCATAAAACTAAAGGTAAAGCATGGAGATTAAGGGAAATTAGTCTCAAAAGATATGATACTCTAATTCCTGAATTGGAAACGATAACAGGGTTAGAAATTCCTTATAATCAGCAAGGGATAGTTAAGTTACTTTTTTCTGATGATGATTTAACAAAGTGGGAAAATTTAGCTCATATTCGATCGACTCAAGGCTATAATCTCTCTATTTGGAGTCAAGAGGAGTTAAGAAATCGTTGCCCCGAAATTAATGTATCTTTTTTGTTAGGTGCTGTATATTCACCTTGCGATCGTCAAATAAATCCTACTTTTCTGACAAAGGCATTAGTAAAAGGTGCATCTTTAAGAGGAGTAAAGTGTATTTTTGGGGAAAAAGTGGTTAGTCTAACTACTATAGGTGAAGGCAATAACAGATATTGTAATGAAGTTAATTTAGAAAATAGATCGTTATCCGCCGACTGGGTAATTTTAGCGACGGGATTGGGTACATCATCCTTGATACAATCTTTAGGATCAAATATAGCGGTTAAACCCGTATTAGGACAAGCATTATTAGTTAAACATCCAAGATGGCAAACTCCAGATAATTTTTCTCCTGTTATTACTGGGAATGATATTCACATTGTACCAATGGGAAATGATGAGTTATGGTTAGGTGCTACTGTTGAATTTCCTGATAATCTCGATCGACTGATTCCCAATGAAGAGTTATTGATGAATTTACAAAAAAAAGCAATCGAATTTTGTCCTAGTTTAGCCTCTGCTCCAATCATGTTATCATGGACAGGAAAAAGACCAAGACCTGAAGGCAAATCTGCACCTATCATTGAAAAACTAGATAATTACCATAACATTATCTTAGCTACGGGTCATTACCGCAACGGCATATTATTAGCTCCCGCAACCGCTTTATCTGTCAAGGAATTAATCGATAATTAG
- a CDS encoding LysR family transcriptional regulator produces MDRISCMQSFVRAVDLNSFSAVAREQNTTQPTISKQIASLEKYLGVQLLIRSTTNLNLTEEGKRYYQYCQEILETVAEAEANLRGEEKARGILRLGCSVLFGQMQIVPRLNTFIKSYPDVKIDLVMADHFVNIIEQGLDLLIRIGDRQDNSLITNRIGTTRRITVATQSYFDQAGEPQTPEDLVNHHCIVYTHLATGNEWHFQGKEGIIKVKVGGYFQTDSSIAIRSAILSGLGIAVAPVWMFGDEIYQGNLKIVLQDYPPTSFPICAVYHRSRFYPAKITSFINFLKSEFKLDPWVCDYEIMR; encoded by the coding sequence ATGGATCGAATTAGCTGTATGCAGAGCTTTGTCAGAGCTGTAGATTTGAATAGTTTTTCAGCAGTAGCGCGAGAACAGAATACCACACAACCAACCATTAGTAAACAAATTGCCTCTTTAGAAAAATATTTAGGAGTACAATTATTAATTCGTTCTACTACAAATTTAAACTTAACAGAAGAAGGCAAAAGATATTATCAGTATTGTCAGGAAATTTTGGAAACTGTTGCTGAGGCTGAGGCTAATCTGAGAGGAGAAGAAAAGGCAAGAGGAATTTTACGGCTAGGTTGCTCAGTTCTTTTTGGACAGATGCAAATTGTCCCTCGTTTAAATACTTTTATCAAGTCCTATCCTGATGTCAAAATCGACTTGGTTATGGCGGATCATTTTGTTAATATTATTGAACAAGGTTTAGATCTTTTAATTCGTATCGGCGATCGTCAAGATAATTCTCTGATTACTAATCGTATTGGTACAACTCGTCGTATCACTGTAGCAACACAAAGCTATTTTGATCAAGCTGGTGAACCTCAAACGCCGGAAGATTTAGTTAATCATCACTGTATCGTTTATACTCATTTGGCAACGGGCAACGAATGGCATTTTCAAGGAAAAGAGGGAATTATTAAAGTAAAAGTTGGAGGCTATTTTCAAACGGATAGTTCGATAGCGATTCGATCGGCCATTTTATCAGGTTTAGGTATTGCTGTTGCTCCAGTGTGGATGTTTGGTGATGAAATTTATCAAGGTAATCTTAAGATTGTATTACAAGATTATCCGCCGACATCATTTCCTATTTGCGCCGTTTATCATCGTAGTCGTTTTTATCCTGCCAAAATTACTTCTTTTATTAATTTTTTAAAATCAGAATTTAAACTTGATCCTTGGGTTTGTGATTATGAAATAATGAGGTAA
- a CDS encoding Hsp20/alpha crystallin family protein — MSLVRFYPLSDINSLHRQMNRLFDEITSWDNPTNTVLKPAIELFDNQDSLSLKVLVPGIDKKDLDISVTREAVKISGEYRHHEENKENGYYVSEFNYGKFERTINLPVAIQNEKVSADYKDGILTLNLPKIEEVKNKVFKVSLQENTQPALEANTAQ; from the coding sequence ATGTCTTTAGTTCGTTTTTATCCTTTATCTGACATTAATAGTTTACATCGTCAAATGAATCGACTTTTTGATGAAATTACCTCTTGGGATAACCCTACTAATACTGTTTTAAAACCTGCGATCGAATTATTTGACAATCAAGATAGCTTGAGTTTAAAAGTTTTAGTACCCGGTATTGACAAAAAAGATCTCGATATTAGTGTTACCCGTGAAGCGGTAAAAATTAGTGGAGAATATCGTCATCATGAAGAAAATAAAGAGAATGGTTACTATGTTTCCGAATTTAATTACGGTAAGTTTGAACGCACTATTAATTTACCTGTAGCCATTCAAAATGAAAAAGTAAGTGCTGATTATAAAGACGGAATTTTAACTCTAAATTTACCAAAAATTGAAGAAGTTAAAAACAAAGTATTTAAAGTTAGCTTACAGGAAAATACACAACCTGCGTTAGAAGCAAACACCGCTCAATAA
- a CDS encoding histidine kinase: protein MSLSHNESELFPNIPSINKNTNLQLLLFVDNRRSSQKNVEQIKNYLQSLTVDYSFQLEVLEITKHPHLVEHFKLVATPALVKVTPPPQQTLAGSNLTAQLQKCWYKWQNSLQDSNVSSFSSNESAFQTCLPSVDLIHLQDELFQLKQEVDQLKQQIQFKNQMLTMLAHDLRSPLTAASIALETIELAQNRPDYCENRSLYNRLFQQAKNQFFIMNKMIAHLLNSSKSISGQLNIVPKKVNLAMISEEIILDLQSKLREKKQHIIKEIPQDLPFVYADENLLRQVIINLLENAIKYSPCSAPIVLSIIHKTSQKIQVSIIDIGSGIPDTKKERIFEDHFRLERDQQKDGYGIGLTLCRRIINAHYGQIWVDDNSNNNQGSCFRFTLPVYN, encoded by the coding sequence ATGTCTCTATCCCATAACGAATCAGAATTATTCCCCAATATACCAAGTATCAATAAAAATACGAATCTTCAATTACTATTATTTGTTGATAATCGTCGTAGTTCACAAAAAAATGTTGAACAAATTAAAAATTATTTACAGAGTTTAACTGTCGATTATAGTTTTCAATTAGAAGTATTAGAAATTACTAAACATCCTCATTTAGTAGAACATTTTAAATTAGTCGCTACTCCAGCATTAGTAAAAGTTACTCCTCCACCTCAGCAAACTTTAGCCGGGAGTAATTTGACGGCACAACTACAAAAGTGTTGGTATAAATGGCAAAATTCTTTACAAGATAGTAATGTATCCTCATTTTCCAGTAACGAATCAGCCTTTCAAACTTGTTTACCCTCCGTTGATTTAATTCACTTACAAGATGAGCTTTTTCAATTAAAACAAGAAGTTGATCAGTTAAAACAACAGATACAATTTAAAAATCAAATGTTGACGATGTTAGCCCATGATTTAAGAAGTCCATTAACAGCAGCGTCTATCGCCCTTGAAACCATAGAATTGGCACAAAATAGGCCTGATTATTGTGAGAATCGATCGTTATATAATCGACTATTTCAACAGGCTAAAAATCAATTTTTTATCATGAATAAAATGATCGCTCATTTATTAAACTCTTCTAAAAGTATTAGTGGACAGTTAAATATCGTACCAAAAAAAGTCAATTTAGCAATGATTTCCGAAGAGATTATTCTTGATTTACAATCTAAATTAAGAGAGAAAAAACAACATATTATTAAAGAAATACCTCAAGATTTACCATTTGTTTATGCTGATGAAAATTTGCTCAGACAAGTTATTATTAATTTATTAGAAAATGCGATTAAATATAGTCCTTGTTCAGCCCCAATTGTTTTATCAATAATTCACAAAACTAGCCAAAAAATACAGGTAAGTATTATTGATATAGGTTCAGGTATTCCTGATACCAAAAAAGAGCGTATTTTCGAGGATCATTTCCGCTTAGAAAGAGATCAACAGAAAGATGGTTATGGTATTGGTTTAACTCTTTGTCGTCGTATTATTAATGCTCATTATGGACAAATTTGGGTAGATGATAATAGTAACAACAATCAAGGAAGTTGCTTTCGTTTTACTCTTCCCGTTTATAACTAA
- a CDS encoding response regulator transcription factor — protein sequence MKDIPSKKLLLIDDDPNLILLVKDYLEFNGYEVLTASQGMEAIKILEKETPDLIICDVMMPEMDGYTFVQEIRQNPRLDWLPVIFLSAKGQSKDRIKGLTQGADVYMVKPFEPDELVAQVRSTLNQSVRLMGSNPRKTENYPRIQVPKSVELTPTETKVVDLVAQGFSNKDISQALGVSQRTIESHVSNMLNKTGLHNRTELSRWAIQNELV from the coding sequence ATGAAAGATATACCCTCTAAAAAATTATTGTTAATAGATGATGATCCAAATTTAATCCTGTTAGTGAAAGATTATTTAGAATTTAATGGTTATGAGGTGTTAACCGCTAGTCAAGGGATGGAGGCAATTAAAATATTAGAAAAAGAAACTCCTGATTTAATTATCTGTGATGTCATGATGCCAGAAATGGATGGTTATACCTTTGTACAAGAAATTCGTCAAAATCCTCGTTTAGATTGGCTTCCCGTTATCTTTTTATCTGCTAAAGGACAAAGTAAAGATAGAATTAAAGGTTTAACTCAAGGTGCTGATGTATATATGGTAAAACCCTTTGAACCTGATGAATTAGTAGCACAAGTGCGATCTACTCTTAATCAAAGTGTTCGTTTAATGGGTAGTAATCCCCGCAAAACAGAGAATTATCCCAGAATACAAGTACCTAAAAGTGTCGAATTAACTCCGACAGAAACAAAAGTAGTTGATTTAGTCGCCCAAGGATTTTCTAATAAAGACATTTCTCAGGCTTTAGGAGTTAGTCAAAGAACGATCGAAAGTCATGTTTCTAATATGTTAAACAAAACAGGATTACATAATCGCACAGAATTATCTCGATGGGCAATTCAAAATGAGTTAGTGTAA
- the pipX gene encoding transcriptional coactivator PipX translates to MSTEIYINHPNFGLLYRLCIVEKNEELFTTLYAQRLFFKVIIQPQETIFEPLSRTEARLLIEGKLRRLRSNGEWETYKQVNQLYQRTFQ, encoded by the coding sequence ATGAGTACAGAAATATATATAAATCATCCCAATTTTGGTCTTCTTTATCGTTTATGTATCGTTGAAAAAAACGAGGAATTATTTACGACACTATATGCTCAACGTCTTTTTTTTAAGGTGATTATTCAACCTCAAGAAACGATTTTTGAACCCCTAAGTCGTACTGAAGCCCGTTTATTGATAGAGGGAAAATTACGTCGTCTTCGGAGTAATGGTGAATGGGAGACTTATAAACAAGTAAATCAACTTTATCAACGGACTTTTCAATAG
- a CDS encoding DUF2808 domain-containing protein — protein MNFRLFASSLSALAISSTFLPIITPQAQAQMIMSFTVPFISNSGIAGASGDTHFITLGVTGFSLESATISLPLDMGRSITAKVLDRNGTEIPSTIALTSGAVTINFAQPVKPDNYVTIRLSGVDMSRMGGRVLYRVSAKLQEIGEEIPIGSAMVRLKDQT, from the coding sequence ATGAACTTTCGTTTATTTGCTAGTTCTCTTTCTGCCTTGGCTATTTCCAGTACTTTTTTACCGATAATCACGCCCCAAGCACAAGCACAGATGATCATGAGTTTTACTGTGCCTTTTATTTCTAATTCCGGTATTGCTGGAGCTTCAGGAGATACTCATTTTATTACTTTAGGGGTAACAGGATTTTCTTTAGAATCAGCAACAATTTCTTTGCCTTTGGATATGGGGCGTTCAATTACGGCAAAAGTTTTAGATAGAAATGGAACAGAAATTCCTAGTACGATCGCATTAACGTCAGGAGCGGTGACAATTAATTTTGCTCAACCCGTAAAACCTGATAATTATGTGACCATAAGACTTTCGGGCGTAGATATGTCGAGAATGGGTGGTCGTGTGCTTTATCGAGTCAGTGCTAAACTACAGGAAATAGGAGAAGAAATCCCCATCGGTTCGGCAATGGTTAGATTAAAAGATCAAACTTAG